In Mixophyes fleayi isolate aMixFle1 chromosome 11, aMixFle1.hap1, whole genome shotgun sequence, one DNA window encodes the following:
- the LOC142107288 gene encoding interferon regulatory factor 3-like isoform X1 has translation MASQKPRIIPWLIDQIDSQEYPGLIWLNRERTQFRIPWKHGLRQDRSEDDVKIFEAWAIASGSYDPSKHEPSPAVWKRNVRSALNRKNEIKVIRDSSSDSQNPHKIYEIVRGGISAGGDVASEDMSDSVSPSSDRTSLNSPRSQIFVDRNLSQEMTQMQISHNDEDLYLAPEDLQSPSGAPFQDWYSTILSPDVFVEETSPDCLTQPSPCPEEQPGQAEASPSLEQQTLMERMFPNNTFETQFEVNIYYRGTLVKNTLVKNPIGFHITSRRQADPDSYLEFVSLPPANIIPDQKVAAEINKLLQSLEQGTLVEVRHGAICAKRLGKCRSFWSMTDTPTTYEPNPVDKTDYCVLYNFQQFVKELIEFTEQKRTESPQYSIYVCLGELWPDMRSWKKKLIMVKITPVSMQILHELSYSSGASSLRSSEVNLQISDSLSLRSTSDILTFLREFEERMDCA, from the exons ATGGCCTCTCAGAAGCCACGTATCATCCCTTGGCTCATCGACCAAATCGACAGCCAGGAGTATCCAGGTCTCATATGGCTCAACAGAGAGCGGACACAGTTCCGGATACCTTGGAAGCACGGCCTGAGGCAGGACCGATCGGAGGATGATGTGAAAATATTTGAG GCCTGGGCGATTGCCAGCGGAAGCTATGATCCCTCCAAACATGAGCCTAGTCCAGCGGTGTGGAAAAGAAATGTCCGATCTGCTCTGAATCGTAAAAACGAGATCAAAGTGATCAGAGACAGCAGCTCTGACTCACAAAACCCACATAAAATCTACGAGATCGTCAGAGGAGGTATTTCTGCTGGCG GTGATGTAGCTTCTGAGGACATGAGCGATAGTGTCAGTCCTTCGTCTGATAGAACCAGCTTGAACAGCCCGAGAAGCCAAATCTTTGTG GACAGAAACCTTTCCCAGGAGATGACACAGATGCAGATTTCACATAATGATGAAG ATTTGTACCTTGCTCCGGAAGACTTGCAAAGCCCCTCGGGTGCACCGTTTCAGGACTGGTATAGTACCATCTTATCTCCGGATGTGTTCGTGGAAGAGACTAGCCCAGACTGCCTCACTCAACCCTCACCCTGTCCAGAAGAGCAGCCCG GACAAGCTGAAGCCTCTCCGTCTCTGGAACAACAAACCCTAATGGAACGAATGTTCCCTAACAACACATTTG AAACGCAGTTTGAAGTCAACATTTATTACCGCGGAACCCTAGTAAAGAACACCTTGGTGAAAAACCCAATTGGTTTCCACATCACGTCAAGAAGGCAGGCCGATCCAGACAGTTACCTAGAGTTTGTCTCGCTGCCGCCTGCAAATATCATCCCTGACCAGAAAGTGGCTGCCGAAATCAACAAGCTGCTGCAGAGCTTGGAACAAGGGACCCTGGTGGAGGTGCGACACGGGGCCATCTGTGCGAAGAGGCTGGGCAAATGCAGAAGCTTTTGGAGCATGACGGACACGCCGACCACTTACGAACCCAATCCAGTAGACAAAACGGACTATTGTGTCCTGTATAACTTTCAGCAGTTTGTCAAAG AACTGATTGAATTCACAGAACAAAAGAGAACCGAATCGCCACAGTATTCCATCTATGTTTGTTTGGGAGAATTATGGCCGGATATGCGATCGTGGAAGAAGAAATTGATCATGGTGAAA ATCACACCGGTGTCGATGCAAATACTTCATGAGCTGAGTTACAGCAGCGGAGCTTCCTCCTTACGCAGCAGTGAGGTCAACCTGCAAATCTCAGACTCTCTCTCCCTCCGCAGTACAAGTGATATACTGACTTTTCTCAGGGAGTTtgaagaaagaatggattgtgCTTAG
- the LOC142107288 gene encoding interferon regulatory factor 3-like isoform X2, whose translation MASQKPRIIPWLIDQIDSQEYPGLIWLNRERTQFRIPWKHGLRQDRSEDDVKIFEAWAIASGSYDPSKHEPSPAVWKRNVRSALNRKNEIKVIRDSSSDSQNPHKIYEIVRGGISAGGDVASEDMSDSVSPSSDRTSLNSPRSQIFVDRNLSQEMTQMQISHNDEDLYLAPEDLQSPSGAPFQDWYSTILSPDVFVEETSPDCLTQPSPCPEEQPGQAEASPSLEQQTLMERMFPNNTFETQFEVNIYYRGTLVKNTLVKNPIGFHITSRRQADPDSYLEFVSLPPANIIPDQKVAAEINKLLQSLEQGTLVEVRHGAICAKRLGKCRSFWSMTDTPTTYEPNPVDKTDYCVLYNFQQFVKELIEFTEQKRTESPQYSIYVCLGELWPDMRSWKKKLIMITPVSMQILHELSYSSGASSLRSSEVNLQISDSLSLRSTSDILTFLREFEERMDCA comes from the exons ATGGCCTCTCAGAAGCCACGTATCATCCCTTGGCTCATCGACCAAATCGACAGCCAGGAGTATCCAGGTCTCATATGGCTCAACAGAGAGCGGACACAGTTCCGGATACCTTGGAAGCACGGCCTGAGGCAGGACCGATCGGAGGATGATGTGAAAATATTTGAG GCCTGGGCGATTGCCAGCGGAAGCTATGATCCCTCCAAACATGAGCCTAGTCCAGCGGTGTGGAAAAGAAATGTCCGATCTGCTCTGAATCGTAAAAACGAGATCAAAGTGATCAGAGACAGCAGCTCTGACTCACAAAACCCACATAAAATCTACGAGATCGTCAGAGGAGGTATTTCTGCTGGCG GTGATGTAGCTTCTGAGGACATGAGCGATAGTGTCAGTCCTTCGTCTGATAGAACCAGCTTGAACAGCCCGAGAAGCCAAATCTTTGTG GACAGAAACCTTTCCCAGGAGATGACACAGATGCAGATTTCACATAATGATGAAG ATTTGTACCTTGCTCCGGAAGACTTGCAAAGCCCCTCGGGTGCACCGTTTCAGGACTGGTATAGTACCATCTTATCTCCGGATGTGTTCGTGGAAGAGACTAGCCCAGACTGCCTCACTCAACCCTCACCCTGTCCAGAAGAGCAGCCCG GACAAGCTGAAGCCTCTCCGTCTCTGGAACAACAAACCCTAATGGAACGAATGTTCCCTAACAACACATTTG AAACGCAGTTTGAAGTCAACATTTATTACCGCGGAACCCTAGTAAAGAACACCTTGGTGAAAAACCCAATTGGTTTCCACATCACGTCAAGAAGGCAGGCCGATCCAGACAGTTACCTAGAGTTTGTCTCGCTGCCGCCTGCAAATATCATCCCTGACCAGAAAGTGGCTGCCGAAATCAACAAGCTGCTGCAGAGCTTGGAACAAGGGACCCTGGTGGAGGTGCGACACGGGGCCATCTGTGCGAAGAGGCTGGGCAAATGCAGAAGCTTTTGGAGCATGACGGACACGCCGACCACTTACGAACCCAATCCAGTAGACAAAACGGACTATTGTGTCCTGTATAACTTTCAGCAGTTTGTCAAAG AACTGATTGAATTCACAGAACAAAAGAGAACCGAATCGCCACAGTATTCCATCTATGTTTGTTTGGGAGAATTATGGCCGGATATGCGATCGTGGAAGAAGAAATTGATCATG ATCACACCGGTGTCGATGCAAATACTTCATGAGCTGAGTTACAGCAGCGGAGCTTCCTCCTTACGCAGCAGTGAGGTCAACCTGCAAATCTCAGACTCTCTCTCCCTCCGCAGTACAAGTGATATACTGACTTTTCTCAGGGAGTTtgaagaaagaatggattgtgCTTAG